One region of Armigeres subalbatus isolate Guangzhou_Male chromosome 3, GZ_Asu_2, whole genome shotgun sequence genomic DNA includes:
- the LOC134220914 gene encoding uncharacterized protein LOC134220914, which yields MFKPTSVSILVLALAFGLVTASVENNPPQLIKAKLVVVPDIATFKATHPELDVVPLNATKSNRSQIVYTVGQRLPGDQLVSTTQDYSSSDTLQDVALYLRYPESGTGAVVTFVEIVVNQSSNQGHAHIVSGGVGEHFIELVVEAYGTSYFQYSVQVYGYFSWEIEP from the exons ATGTTCAAACCAACCAGCGTTTCTATTCTTGTGCTTGCTTTGGCCTTTGGTCTGGTCACCGCTAGTGTGGAAAATAATCCGCCACAACTAATCAAGGCCAAGTTGGTAGTAGTTCCGGACATTGCGACCTTTAAGGCCACTCATCCTGAGCTGGATGTTGTTCCGTTGAATGCTACCAAGAGCAACCGTTCACAAATTGTGTACACGGTGGGACAACGCTTACCAG GTGACCAACTGGTGAGCACCACTCAGGACTATTCGTCATCGGACACATTGCAGGACGTGGCGTTGTACTTGCGCTATCCAGAGTCTGGAACCGGAGCGGTGGTTACTTTTGTTGAAATAGTAGTGAACCAGAGTTCGAATCAGGGTCACGCTCACATTGTTTCCGGTGGAGTGGGCGAACATTTCATCGAGCTGGTCGTGGAAGCGTACGGCACCAGCTATTTCCAGTACAGTGTCCAGGTCTATGGATACTTTTCGTGGGAAATTGAACCGTGA
- the LOC134222675 gene encoding uncharacterized protein LOC134222675: MFKSTSVSILVLALAFGLVTASAENNPPQLIKAKLEVIPDIAAYKAAHPKSDVVPLITTKNNRSQIVYTVGSRLPGDQLVGTGQDYTSWETLQDVSLYLRYPQFGTGAVITFVEIVVNQSSELGDFYVISGGVGEQFIEMIIGAYATNYFQYSVQVYGYY, from the exons ATGTTCAAATCAACCAGCGTTTCAATTCTTGTGCTTGCTTTGGCCTTTGGTCTGGTCACCGCTAGTGCTGAAAATAATCCGCCACAACTAATCAAGGCCAAACTGGAAGTCATTCCGGACATTGCCGCCTACAAAGCTGCTCATCCTAAGTCGGATGTTGTCCCGCTGATTACCACCAAGAACAACCGTTCACAAATTGTGTATACGGTGGGAAGTCGATTGCCAG GTGACCAATTGGTGGGTACCGGTCAGGACTATACATCGTGGGAGACACTGCAGGATGTGTCATTGTACTTGCGCTATCCACAGTTTGGAACCGGAGCGGTGATTACCTTTGTTGAAATAGTTGTGAACCAGAGTTCTGAACTGGGTGATTTTTACGTTATTTCCGGTGGAGTTGGTGAGCAGTTCATCGAAATGATCATCGGAGCGTACGCTACCAACTATTTCCAGTACAGTGTCCAGGTCTACGGTTATTATTAG
- the LOC134220916 gene encoding uncharacterized protein LOC134220916, giving the protein MFKPTSVSILVLALAFGLVTASVENNPPQLIKANLVVVPDIAAFKATHPELDVVPLNATKNNRSQIVYTVGQRLPGDQLVSTTQDYSSSDTLQDVALYLRYPESGTGAVVTFVEIVVNQSSNQGHAHIVSGGVGEHFIELVVEAYGTSYFQYSVQVYGYFSWEIEP; this is encoded by the exons ATGTTCAAACCAACCAGCGTTTCTATTCTTGTGCTTGCTTTGGCCTTTGGTCTGGTCACCGCTAGTGTGGAAAATAATCCGCCACAACTAATCAAGGCCAATTTGGTAGTAGTTCCGGACATTGCGGCCTTTAAGGCCACTCATCCTGAGCTGGATGTTGTTCCATTGAATGCTACCAAGAACAACCGTTCACAAATTGTGTACACGGTGGGACAACGCTTACCAG GTGACCAACTGGTGAGTACCACTCAGGACTATTCGTCATCGGACACATTGCAGGACGTGGCGTTGTACTTGCGCTATCCAGAGTCTGGAACCGGAGCGGTGGTTACTTTTGTTGAAATAGTAGTGAACCAGAGTTCGAATCAGGGTCACGCTCACATTGTTTCCGGTGGAGTGGGCGAACATTTCATCGAGCTGGTCGTGGAAGCGTACGGCACCAGCTATTTCCAGTACAGTGTCCAGGTCTATGGATACTTTTCGTGGGAAATTGAACCATGA
- the LOC134222674 gene encoding uncharacterized protein LOC134222674: MFKSTSVSILVLALAFGLVTASAENNPPQLIKAKLEVIPDIAAYKAAHPKSDVVPLITTKNNRSQIVYTVGSRLPGDQLVGTGQDYTSWETLQDVSLYLRYPQFGTGAVITFVEIVVNQSSELGDFYVISGGVGEQFIEMIIGAYATNYFQYSAQVYEIHEAQPPLLLLQPPSSSSSSPYLSTTSFGATPPVCLTSFRFGPVRCGAFGLTRV; this comes from the exons ATGTTCAAATCAACCAGCGTTTCAATTCTTGTGCTTGCTTTGGCCTTTGGTCTGGTCACCGCTAGTGCTGAAAATAATCCGCCACAACTAATCAAGGCCAAACTGGAAGTCATTCCGGACATTGCCGCCTACAAAGCTGCTCATCCTAAGTCGGATGTTGTCCCGCTGATTACCACCAAGAACAACCGTTCACAAATTGTGTATACGGTGGGAAGTCGATTGCCAG GTGACCAATTGGTGGGTACCGGTCAGGACTATACATCGTGGGAGACACTGCAGGATGTGTCATTGTACTTGCGCTATCCACAGTTTGGAACCGGAGCGGTGATTACCTTTGTTGAAATAGTTGTGAACCAGAGTTCTGAACTGGGTGATTTTTACGTTATTTCCGGTGGAGTTGGTGAGCAGTTCATCGAAATGATCATCGGAGCGTACGCTACCAACTATTTCCAGTACAGTGCCCAGGTCTACG AGATTCACGAAGCGCAACCCCCGCTACTGTTGCTGCAGCCaccatcgtcgtcgtcttcTTCTCCCTACCTTTCCACCACCAGCTTTGGTGCCACGCCACCGGTTTGCCTCACGTCGTTTCGTTTCGGTCCGGTCCGGTGCGGTGCATTCGGTTTGACGCGGGTGTAG